Part of the Streptomyces sp. NBC_01353 genome, CCTCGACTCGCCCGTCCTCGACGAGCTTGGAGAGCAGCGCCGTGAGGACGCTGAACGGCAGACTGAGATACGCGGATATCTCTGCCACCGACAGCGGGTACTGGCACATGCTGAGGATCGCGGCCTGCTCGGGCTGCATCGCGGGTTCGGGTGCCGACCTCGATGTGATGAGGGTGACCAGGTTGAAGGCCTTTGCCGAGGAACCCGGGCCACCGGAGATGACGTACAGCGGTACGGGACTGCCTTCATCCCATGTGTCCTGGTGCTCTGACGTCACATCGCCTGCCCGACGTCATCCCGAGGCGGACTGGTCATGTGCTGGCCGATCCGGACCACGAGCGTACGCATACGGTCGCCGAGCAACCCCGCGTCCACCTCCTCGTCGGCCAGCACCGCGAGATAGGCCCCGGGTCCGGCCGCCATCAGGGAGAAGTAGCCGCCGTCGACCTCGATGCCGACCATGCGCGTCGAGCCGTCTCCGTGCGGGAACTTCTGCGCGATGGCCTTCGCCAGGCTCTGCATGCCCGAGCAGGCGGCGGCGATGGCGTCAGCGGTGTCGGTCTCCGTGTTCGCTTGACCGATGCACAAACCGTCCGATGACAGCGCGACCACGTGTCGCACATACGGGACGCTGGCCGCGAGCTCCTTGAGCATCCAGTCCATGTTTGGCAGTGGCGTCACGGTTACTCATCCTCATCTGATGGCTCGCTGGTTTGGCTGGACTCGTCGGTACCCGGTCTCTTCTCGCCGCTGAACGCCTCCCACATCAGGCCCGGCTGCCGGGCAGCGCCGGCCGCTCCGGGCGACGCGGCCGGAGCAGTGGGGGGTTGGGGCGCCGTGCGGACGACCGGTGTCGGGACGGGCGACTCCCGTCGCCGCTGCGGCAGCCCGTTGACGGTCTGTCTGACCTCGACGGAATCTGCAGCGGCATCGCGCGTCATCGCCGGCCTCGGCACGATCGGTGCGCCCATGTGCTTCGGCGCGAACGGTTGGATCTTCTGGGCGGGTTGCTGAACCGTGGTGATCATGCTCCGCGGAACGAGCACCACAGCCCGCACTCCGCCATAGGCGGAGGTGCGCAGATCGACATCCAGGCCGTTCTCCCGGGCCAGCCTGCTGACAACGGGCAGGCCGAGCTGCGTCGCCTCGCCCAGGTCGGCCAGATCGAGGCCGGATGCCGCCCGCGCCATGATGCGGTCGATGCGCTGCCGGACCTCTTCGGTGAGTCCGACCCCACGGTCCTCGATCTCGATCGCGATACCGGAAGGCACCTCGCTCGCGCTCACCTCGACCGGGGTGTGCGGCGGCGAGAAGGTCGTGGCGTTGTCGAGCAACTCGGCGAGCACGTGGATCAACGGCTCGGCGCCCTGACCGATCACGGCCACTTCCGTCACCGACTGCAGTTTCACGCGGGGATAGTCCACGATGCGTGACATGGCCCCTCGTACGACGTCGTAGAGAGGGATCGCCTTCGACCACTGGCGCCCGGGCCGGGCGTCACCCAGTACCGCGACACTGGCCGCAAGGCGCCCGATGAGGGCGTTGCGATGGTCGATGGCCTGCAGGCCGTGGGAGACCACGAGATCCGTGCCGTGGAGGATCTGCATGTCGCGGAGGTCCTTGGCGAGCTGATGCACGATCGCCTGCACCCTTCGCGCGATGGCCACCAGCGCCCGCTGGGAGGAGTCCCGCGTGTGCTCCTCGGCCTCCACCGCTTCCAGGAGCGTCCGCAGAGCCTGCCGGAGCGCATCGGCGAACTCGCTGTCGAGATGTTCCCCGAACGAGACGGACTGCAGGATCTCCGAAGCGGGGTCACCCTTCTGCATCCGGGCGACGGCCGCGGGGAGGAGCTCTTCCGCGAGCCATACCGTGGTGGCCCGCTGATCGGCCAGGCGCCCGAGCAGCGCGGCTTCGCGTTGCGCGTAGTACTGCTGTACCTCGGCACTCGCCCGCGCGTGGCGGGCCTCCTCCGCCGAGCGCGCCCGGCGCGCCGTCTCAGCCGAGATGATGGCCGTCAGGACGACGGCGACGAGGCCGCACCAGGCAACCGGCGTCCGTATCTGCGCGGGAACGAAGATCAGCGCTATGCCGCAGGCCCCGGCCAGAACACCGGGGGGGACTAGCCATGCCGGAGCCGCTGCGCGTCGCAGGCCTCCAGGCGTTGAACCTGAACGAACCATCGAGGGGTCCCTAAACAGTCTGGAATGAGTGGACTGGGGGTGATGCGGCGCGCCGACAGGAGCGGTCGGGACGTCGCCGGGCCTCGCACGGGTGTTCTGATGGGTGCCCCCGACGGGTCGGTTCGAGATCGCATCGGTGGTCACGCCTCCCTGCGGCCAGGCTTCCGTCCACGCGCTGCACAGCGTTCGGTGACTCGCTGTGCGTGCAGCGCAACACGCAGGGGAGAATAGTCAGTTCGGGTACGCCATGTGACCTTGCTGGAACGAGAACCTCCGCACTGACCGACCTCGCCCCAAATTGATCGACCGCTGCCATGACGCGCACTGCAAACGCATGGAATCGACCACATCCAGCAGCAATGCCGTGACGGTCAACAGCCGCCCCTGTGACGCCCGTTCGGGCGACGAGGGCTCGCCCTCATTGACGCGCTGCGGGTCGGTCGGCACCGGCGCGCCGCAGGGCGGCGGCGTCCAGGCTGATCAGAGTGCGGCCGGGGCACCCCTGGAGGAAAATGGTGAGGGGTGGGAGCGCGCCGTGTGGCGCCCGCCGAGTGGTTCAACCCCGGGATGTGAGCAGGATGGTTGACAGTGCAACGAGCGGTCGGAGTGCGGCTCGGAAGCGAGCGGCACGCGACTCCCGTGGCACCCGCCGCCACGACAGGACCCGCCATCAGGTACGCATTCCCGGCTTCGCGCGTGAGGGTACGGAGATCGGGCTGGGCGACGCCGTCGCCCGGGTGACCACGGCGGTGGGGATCCGGCCCTGCGGCGGCTGTGACCGCAGGGCCGAGGCACTGAACCGGTGGATGACGATCGGCGGCGGGCGGGACTTCTGAAGCACTGCGCAGAGCGCCTGCACGACAGGGCGCCAGGGGCGGCACCGGTCGCCCCCGGTCTGACGGCCCGACAGAGTGTGCGTGAGGAGTGACTGATGGACCCCGAGATCACTGAGACCGTCACCGCCACGAGCCCCGCGCCGGAAGCCGAGGTACGTCACGCTCCCTCCGCCCCCACGCTCGCCCCCGAAGAACTCCACGCCACTCTCGCCGCCGAGCCGACCGTCACCCAGGCCGGCTGCGGTTGCACAGCCGCCTCCCCCGACGGCGGCGGCAACGGCGACACCACCACCGGCTACGTCTACGTGCTGGGCCGCGTCCACGCCGTCTTCCCCGACGTCTCCGTCCAGCATGAGTTCTTCCACATGGCGGGCGCCGACGGCATAACCGACAGCACCGACGCCGACGCGATGTACCGCGTCCTCTCCGCACCGGAGAACCGCTACATCGCCCGGCAGATGTGCTTCGTCCTCTCCGTCCAGGGCGTCGACACCTACATCCTGGAGCCGACCGACCCGACCGATCTGGATGACCTCGTGGAGGCCCTGCGCCCGGTCACCGACAAGCGCGACCTCGCCGTGGTGGTCGGCCATCTCGGCCCGATCGCTCCCCCGGGCGCCTGCCAAGGGCTCTCTGTCCCCGTCGTCGGCGTCGAGAAGATCTGGGCCTTCGACAGCAAGGAGCTGATCCGGGCGATCGAGCGTCCCGACGGCACCCCCCGCAAGGAGTTCGAGAGAGGTGCCGGAGCTCTGCTCGACCGGTTGCTGCAGCTCAGCGACAACACGGGCACCGACCCGGCCGGCCGGGCCCTCAACTACCTGACGGTGAGGTCCCAGGCGATCTACAAGGGGTCCAACGAGAAGCGCGAAGAGGGCTACGTCCTCTCCGCGGTGGAAGCCTCGCCGTCCCGGCTCAGCACCGGGTCGCAGACCGTCGTCACGGTCGTCTTCTCGTACACCCACCGCCAGACCAACGTCGTCGAGAAGAGCTTCGTCCGCGTCGGTCTCGCCGGGCTGTTCCCCTTCCTGGTCTCCCCGTTCCAGGACTACTACGACCGGTAACCGACGAAAGAGAGAAGGAGACGAACGGACATGCGTATCCCTGGATTCGCCGTCGAGCCGCCGGCACGCGGCGTGCCCACCGGTGACCTGCTCCACCCCCAGTTCTTCACCTGCGAGGAAGAGCTACGTCCGGTCTGCCGCCACAAGTGCAAGGGCGCACCCAACTACAGTCAGTGCGTGCAGCGTTGCGTGGACAAGATGTGCTCGGAAACGTGGTGACCGCCTGACAGCCACTACCCAAGGAGAAGGGGTGACGTCCGATGCGCATCCCCGGATTCGAGCGCGAGCTCGAGAGCGCGCGCGGTCTCGGGAACGCAGGGCGACCGGCTCGTCCCGCAGCTGGAGTCGTACTGCGCGATGGAGTGCCGTGCCGACTGCAACAACTACCACCCTTGGAGCTCGCCCGAGTGGTTCGAGTGTTTCGACCACTGCATGGAGATATGCCGTTGACCGGGGCGAAGGGCCTCTGATCGCCCGCTCGCGCACCCCCGGTGGGCAGGGGAGAGAGGGGTGCCCATGGACCCCTTGGACCTGGTCGGTCTCAAGCCGCTCATGGCGCGCACCTCCGGCCGGTCGTCGGTCGTGGTCGGCCTGATCGACGGCCGCGTCGCCCCGGACCACCCCGCCTTCGCCGGCCGCCCGGTCCGGGCCCTGCGTCCGACCGCCGGTGCGCGAGCCTGCCGCGGCGCCGACGTGTGCTGCGTACACGGCACCGCCGTCGCCGGGATCATCGCCGGGAGCGACGGCGTCTGCCCCCGCTGCACCCTCCTCTCCCGGCCCCTCTTCGCGGATCATCCCACTGACGGAGGTCCCGCGACCTGCCTGTCGGGCGTACGGACGGGCGAGCTGGCCGAGGCGATCACGGAGACCGTCGACGCGGGGGCCCATGTCCTGAACCTCAGCATGGCTCAACCCGCGCCCTCCGGTGTCCGCGACCACGCCCTGGAGACGGCCCTCGACCACGCGGCCGACCGGGGCGTGATCGTCGTGGTGGCCGCCGGGAACCAGGGCAGGGTGGGCTCCTCCGTACTCACCGACCATCCGTGGGTCATCCCGGTGACCGCGTACGACCGCGCCGGGCACCCCATGCCTCAGTCAAACCGAGGCATGTCCATCGGCCGCCACGGAGTCGGCGCCCCCGGCGACCGCATCCCGGGGCTGGGGCTCGACGGCCACGCCCTGGTCCTGAGCGGTACGAGCGCCGCCGCGCCCTTCGTCACGGGCACAGTCGCCCTCCTCCGCTCCGCGTTCCCGAAGGCCGGCCCGGCGGCCGTCCGGTACGCGGTCACCCACGGACCGGGCCGAAGGCGCTCGGTGACCCCGCCGCTACTGGACGCCTGGGCCGCGTGCACGGCCCTCCGGGACTTGTCGTGACGGCGCCCGCCGCGGCGACGACCTCACCCTGACGGAGACCCGCCGTCCCGCGGCCGGTGATCCTCGTGCGTCACCGGCGCAGCGGGTCCTGTGATGCCTCCGCGCCCGCGCATCCGAACTCCCTTGTTACCGAAGGGGAACCTCAGATCTTGCGCAAAGAACCTGGGGACGTGTTGCCCGTACCGGTTTCGATTGCGAGGGTTCTGTCATTCCCTCGTCCGAGGCCATCGGAGGCTTCATGCCCATCCGCCGTTCCCTGCTCGCCGCCCCGGCCGCGGCCGTGCTCGCGCTCCCGCTGCTCGTGTCGACCGCCGCCGGCTCCTCCTTCGCCGGCGACGGAGCGCCATCGGCCGAGTCCGGGCTCCGGCCGCCGGACAAGCAGTCCGTCGTCACCGGTAGCGGCGGCGCGGTCTCCAGCGTGAACCCGTACGCCTCACAGGCGGGTATCGAGGTACTGCGGCAAGGTGGCAACGCCGTGGACGCGGCGGTCGCGACCGCCGCCGCGCTCGGCGTGGTCGAGCCCTACTCCGCGGGCATCGGGGGCGGCGGCTACTTCGTCTCCTACGACGCCGCCACGAAGAGGGTCCGCACGATCGACGGCCGCGAGACCGCCCCGGCCCGGATGCGCGCGGACTCGTTCGTCGACCCCTCGACGGGCAAGCCGATCCCGTTCGACGAGGCGGTCAACTCCGGTCTCTCCGTGGGCGTTCCGGGCACCCCGGCCACCTGGGAGAAGGCGCTCGACGACTGGGGCACCCTGTCGCCGGCCAAGGCCCTGCGGCCGGCCACGCGGCTCGCGGCCGACGGCTTCGTCGTCAACGAGGAGTTCCGTGCGCAGACCCGGCTGAACGAGGAACGCTTCCGGGACTTCACCTCCACGGCGGAACTCTTCCTGCCGAACGGTGAACTCCCCGTCGTGGGCACGCGCTTCCGCAATCCGGGCCTCGCCCGCACCTACCGTGAGCTCGCCCGTGACGGTGCCGACGCGATGTACCGCGGTGACATCGGACGCGATGTGGTGAAGACCGTGAAGAACCCGCCGGTGGCCCCGGAGGCGGACCGTGTCGTCAGGTCCGGACTCATGGAGCGGGCCGACCTCGCCGACTACCGCACCGTGGAGCGGGCGCCCACCCGGACCACGTACCGGGGTCTCGACGTCTACTCGATGGCCCCGTCCTCCTCGGGCGGAACGACCGTCGGCGAGGCGCTGAACATCCTTGAGAACTACCGCCTTTCGCCCACCGACCGGGTGCAGTCGCTGCACACCTACCTCGAGGCCAGCCGGATCGCCTTCGCGGACCGGAACCGCTGGGTCGGCGACCCGCGCTTCTCGGACGTGCCCACGGCCGGTCTGCTTTCGAAGGACTTCGCCAAGGGGCGGTCCTGCCTGATCCGTTCCGACGCGACGCTGACCAGCCCGCTCGCTCCGGCGGATCCCCGCCGCCCGGATGCGGGCTGCACGCCGGGAATCGGCTCCTCGGAGCCGTACGAGGGTCCCTCCACCACGCATCTTGTGACCGCCGACCGGTGGGGCAACGTGGTCTCGTACACGCTGACGATCGAGCAGACCGGCGGCTCGGCGATCACCGTGCCGGGGCGGGGCTTCCTGCTCAACAACGAGCTCACTGACTTCGATTTCACCCCGCTGACGGAGGGTGTGCCCGACCCGAACCTGCCGGGTCCCGGCAAGCGCCCCCGCAGCAGCATGTCGCCCACGATCGTGCTCCAGAACGGCAAGCCGCTCATCGCGGTCGGCTCCCCGGGTGGCTCCACGATCATCACCACGGTCCTCCAGACGCTCGTGAACCGGGTCGACCTGGGGATGTCACTGCCCGAGGCGGTCGCCGCGCCGCGCATCTCCCAGCGGAACCGGACGACGACCGACGCCGAGCCGGCGTTCCTCGACTCGACCGAGCGCAGCGCGCTGGAGGCCATCGGCCAGCGGTTCGTCCTCGCTCCGTCGACGTTCACCCCCGCGCCGGAGATCGGAGCGGTGGCGGCTCTGGAGTTCACAGGGAAGGGGCAGGTCACGGCGGTGGCCGAACCCCGACGCCGGGGCGGCGGCTCCGCGATGGTGGTGCGTCCGCGCGGGTGAGTCACAGAGCCGGCGCCATGGCGCCACTGGGTCGCCGGGTCGCCGGGTCGCCGGGTCGCTGCCAGAACGCCGGCGCCGCGGGCCGGTGACACTGCGCCAGTGCTGCTGATCCATTGAGCCATCGAGCGGTCCCGCTCCCCTCACGGGGCCGCTCCCCCGGCCGCCTCCTCCTCCCCGGCGGCCGGGCCCGAGTCCAGGACCGCGGGGCGCTGCCGCCCCGCGGTCCTGGCGCATCCGGGGCTGCGGCAGGCCGAGCGGTCATGACGGTGAGTGTCGGACGAAACGCCCGCGAGTCCCGGGCGGTGAGCGGCTCGCCGCGCCGTTGTGGCCTAATGGCAGGACCCGGGCCGCATCGGGCGTACGGGGTCGCGGCCCGACCGACCAGGAGCGATGAACGATCGATGACGCTGAATGAGGGCCGCCGGGTGCGGCTGGCGGCCGAGCTGAGGCTGACCGGCACGGTGACCCTGGCCGAGGGCTCGCCCGCGGGCGGGGACGACATCGCCGGTTCCCTGTCCCTCGGGGCGGGGATCGAGGGCACCGTCGAACGGGTCGACTCCCACGTGAAGGAGCAGGGGCACGAGGTCCGCGAGTACCTCAGACTCACGTCGCTCCTCGACGACTTCGGCCACCAGATGCCTCCCGGGAGCAGAGGCCAACTCGAGGAGCAGATCGCCTCGTTGGTACCGGTGTGGCAGGCCTACGAGCAGGAGAA contains:
- the ggt gene encoding gamma-glutamyltransferase, whose protein sequence is MPIRRSLLAAPAAAVLALPLLVSTAAGSSFAGDGAPSAESGLRPPDKQSVVTGSGGAVSSVNPYASQAGIEVLRQGGNAVDAAVATAAALGVVEPYSAGIGGGGYFVSYDAATKRVRTIDGRETAPARMRADSFVDPSTGKPIPFDEAVNSGLSVGVPGTPATWEKALDDWGTLSPAKALRPATRLAADGFVVNEEFRAQTRLNEERFRDFTSTAELFLPNGELPVVGTRFRNPGLARTYRELARDGADAMYRGDIGRDVVKTVKNPPVAPEADRVVRSGLMERADLADYRTVERAPTRTTYRGLDVYSMAPSSSGGTTVGEALNILENYRLSPTDRVQSLHTYLEASRIAFADRNRWVGDPRFSDVPTAGLLSKDFAKGRSCLIRSDATLTSPLAPADPRRPDAGCTPGIGSSEPYEGPSTTHLVTADRWGNVVSYTLTIEQTGGSAITVPGRGFLLNNELTDFDFTPLTEGVPDPNLPGPGKRPRSSMSPTIVLQNGKPLIAVGSPGGSTIITTVLQTLVNRVDLGMSLPEAVAAPRISQRNRTTTDAEPAFLDSTERSALEAIGQRFVLAPSTFTPAPEIGAVAALEFTGKGQVTAVAEPRRRGGGSAMVVRPRG
- a CDS encoding S8 family serine peptidase codes for the protein MDPLDLVGLKPLMARTSGRSSVVVGLIDGRVAPDHPAFAGRPVRALRPTAGARACRGADVCCVHGTAVAGIIAGSDGVCPRCTLLSRPLFADHPTDGGPATCLSGVRTGELAEAITETVDAGAHVLNLSMAQPAPSGVRDHALETALDHAADRGVIVVVAAGNQGRVGSSVLTDHPWVIPVTAYDRAGHPMPQSNRGMSIGRHGVGAPGDRIPGLGLDGHALVLSGTSAAAPFVTGTVALLRSAFPKAGPAAVRYAVTHGPGRRRSVTPPLLDAWAACTALRDLS
- a CDS encoding DUF742 domain-containing protein, producing MTSEHQDTWDEGSPVPLYVISGGPGSSAKAFNLVTLITSRSAPEPAMQPEQAAILSMCQYPLSVAEISAYLSLPFSVLTALLSKLVEDGRVEAIAPVPVAAVPELGLLEAVIHGLRNL
- a CDS encoding roadblock/LC7 domain-containing protein, with the protein product MDWMLKELAASVPYVRHVVALSSDGLCIGQANTETDTADAIAAACSGMQSLAKAIAQKFPHGDGSTRMVGIEVDGGYFSLMAAGPGAYLAVLADEEVDAGLLGDRMRTLVVRIGQHMTSPPRDDVGQAM
- a CDS encoding ATP-binding protein — translated: MTTDAISNRPVGGTHQNTRARPGDVPTAPVGAPHHPQSTHSRLFRDPSMVRSGSTPGGLRRAAAPAWLVPPGVLAGACGIALIFVPAQIRTPVAWCGLVAVVLTAIISAETARRARSAEEARHARASAEVQQYYAQREAALLGRLADQRATTVWLAEELLPAAVARMQKGDPASEILQSVSFGEHLDSEFADALRQALRTLLEAVEAEEHTRDSSQRALVAIARRVQAIVHQLAKDLRDMQILHGTDLVVSHGLQAIDHRNALIGRLAASVAVLGDARPGRQWSKAIPLYDVVRGAMSRIVDYPRVKLQSVTEVAVIGQGAEPLIHVLAELLDNATTFSPPHTPVEVSASEVPSGIAIEIEDRGVGLTEEVRQRIDRIMARAASGLDLADLGEATQLGLPVVSRLARENGLDVDLRTSAYGGVRAVVLVPRSMITTVQQPAQKIQPFAPKHMGAPIVPRPAMTRDAAADSVEVRQTVNGLPQRRRESPVPTPVVRTAPQPPTAPAASPGAAGAARQPGLMWEAFSGEKRPGTDESSQTSEPSDEDE